In Hallerella porci, the sequence GCGTCAAAAATCACAAAGCTTACGCCGTTTACATTTGTTAACGAATTTCCCGTTGCATCGGATAACGCAACTTTGTAAAGGCTTGTCCAAGTTTTGCCGTAGTCCGTGCTTTTGTAAACGCCTTTGGTCCGCGAACCGCAAAGGATAATGTTTGGCATGTTCGGGTCAACGGCTAACTTTTCGCCGGTTTGACGTCCCATACCGTTTCCGTGCGCAAGCATTTCGACATAAGTCGTGTCCCAGTTGGCACCTTGATCGGTGGAGCGAAAAATCGCCGTGCGTCCATCGCTAAAATATCCCGTGCCCGCGAGCACATAAATGCGGGTCGGATCTGTGGGGTCAAGCGCAAACGATTCCGTTCCATATAAACCTTTATCGTTTTCGCTGATGAAATCCATCAACGGAATCCAATGCTGCGTTGAAAAATCATAGCGATAAATTCCGCCCACATCAGTGCGCGCATAAAGCAAATTTTTTGCAGTCGGATGAAAAATCACCGAGGACACAAATCCGCCGCCATCAAAGCGAACATTTCCCCATTCGTAACTTTCCACAGCAAACGCATCGGCACAAAATACGCCTAAGCCCAATGCAATCGGAACAAAAATTTTTGAAAAATGCATAAAAGACTCCTTTTTCTAGAAAAGTATATTCTGATTTTTCGAAACGCCGAGAATCCGCCAAGCGAAATTTTAAAACGCAAAAAAGTTTTGCAAAATAATTTGCAAAACGCAACATTTCATGAAAACTTTTTTTCAAAAAAATTCCCCCGTTTGCACGAGGGAATTTTTGAAATCCATTCAAAGAATTACTTGGATTCTTCTTCAGACTTCTTGGACTTTTTCACGGATTCACCGATAGTGGTTCCGTTTTCGCCCGGCTTGTGAGATTCCATCCAAGCCTTGAGTTCTGCCGATTCACGGTTCTTGAAGTAGTCCACCACAGAGAGGTAAATCTTGCGGTTGGTCTGATCAATTTCAGTGACAGCAGCCGGAACTTCGTCGCCGACCTTGAAAGCATCTGCCGGAACCTTGATGTATTCCGCAGTAAGCTTCGAAACCGGAATGAAGCCTTCGAGACCATTCGGGAGTTCCACGACAACGCCGCGGTCGAGCAAGCGAACAATCTTACCAGTCACTTCAGAGTTCACCGGATAAGTCGTTTCAACGCTATCCCACGGATCTTCGGTGAGGTGCTTCATGGAGAGAGAAATGCGACGCTTTTCTTTATCGACAGCGAGCACGACGCATTCGACCTTGTCACCCTTCTTCACCATTTCAGACGGGTGATTGATCTTCTTCGTCCAAGACATATCCGAAACGTGGATGAGGCCGTCAACGCCGTCCTTGATTTCCACGAATGCACCGAAGGATGCGAGGTTGCGGATTTCACCGACAACGCGTGCGCCCGGCGGAAGTTCCTTATCAATCTGTTCCCACGGATCTTCTTCGAGCTGCTTCAAGCCGAGAGAAATGCGTTCTTGTTCTTCTTCGACCTTGAGAACAACCGCTTCCACTTCCTGGCCAACGGCGAGGATTTTGGACGGGTGCTTCACATGCTGAGTCCAAGACATTTCGGAAACGTGAATGAGGCCTTCGATACCGTCTTCGAGTTCCACAAATGCACCGTAATCGGTGATGGAAACAACTTTACCCTTGACGACCATGCCTTCCGGATAACGGGCAGCGATGTCTTTCCAAGGATGCGGACGGAGCTGCTTCATGCCAAGAGAAATACGTTCCTTCTTGTCGTTGAAGTCGAGAACCATGACTTCCACTTCGTCGCCGAGCTTCACCACTTCAGACGGATGGCTGATGCGCTTGTAGCTCATATCGGTGATGTGGAGGAGGCCATCTACGCCGCCGAGGTCAATGAATGCACCGAAGTCGGTGATGTTCTTAACGATACCCTTGCGGACTTGACCCTTTTCGAGGTTTTCGAGAACCTTATCGCGTTGGCTGTTGCGTTGTTCTTCGAGGACGACGCGACGAGACACGACGATGTTACGACGAGCCTTGTTAACCTTGATAACCTTGAGTTCGAATTCTTGACCGATGAGGGCGTTGATATCCGGAATTTGACGGAGATCAATTTGAGAACCCGGGAGGAACGCATCGATACCGAAGAGATCGACGACCACGCCGCCCTTAATGCGCTTCGTGAGTGTGCCCTTAACGATTTCGTTGTTTTCAAATGCTTGATGAATACGTTCCCAAACGCGGACAAAGTCAGCCTTCTGCTTCGAGAGAACGAGACGGCCGTCTTCGTCTTCGAGCTTTTCAATGTAAACTTCGATTTCGGAACCAACTTCCGGAACTTCGTCGTCTTTAAATTCATTGCGGGAAATGACGCCTTCGGACTTGAAGTTCACATCGACGAGAACTTCTTGATCGTTGACCTGGCTAATCTTACCGGTGACGACCTTGCCTGCTTCGAGGCCTTCCATGCCAGCATAAGCTTCTGCACCAGCGTCAGTGTTAATTGCACCGAGTTCCTGTTCTGCAGCGAGGATTTCTTGGAGGTCTGCGTCAGTACCGAATTTGAGTTTTTGAGACATAATAATTTGGGGTTGCGGAAAAGTCATCGAGGCTACGCCACTACACCTACGCGGTCTTCGATGATCTTTACCTGTTGTTGTATTGAGAGTTGTGTAGTGTCAATTTCAAATGCATCATCCGCTTTTTTGAGCGGAGCCGTTGCGCGACACGAATCGATTCGGTCACGTTCGGCGAGATTCTTTTCGATTTCTTCTAAAGTCATCGCAATGCCTTTTTCTTGGCATTCCAAAAAGCGGCGTTGCGCGCGGACTTTGAGATCGGTCACGAGGAAGAATTTAAAATCGGCGTGCGGAAATACGACTGTTCCAATATCGCGGCCATCGAGAATGCAACTGCGTTCGCTTGCGATTTCGCGCTGCCATTCTGTCAAAGTTTTACGCACGGCGGGAATTGCGCTATAAGGGCTAACCGCTTCCGAGACTTGCTTGCCGCGGATTTCTTTTTCACGGTTAATGCCGTTTATCACAATTTGATTTTGATCATCAAAACGGATGCGAGTTGACCGAAGAAGCTGGTCAATTCCCGAAGAATTTTCGGGAGCAATTCCTTTTTCCAAAGCCGCAAATGTAATTGCGCGATACATCGCCCCGGTATCGAGATAAGTGAGACCGAGATCTTTGGCGACGATCTTTGCGGTGGTGCTTTTACCCGTTCCGCTCGGACCGTCAATCGCAACAATGATATGGGATTTTTTCGTATTCAAAGTTTTGCAAAGATAGTTTAATTCGAAGCGATTCGTTTTTTAGAAATCCGAAGTTGCTCCGTTCGAACCGTCATCCGGTCCGTAGTAACCATCTTCTTCGACTCCCGAATTTTCCGGTTCAAAAACTTGAGAGCCTTCGTCGGGGCTAGAGCTTTCATACGAAGATTCGCTGTCCGAAGTAGAATACGGATCCGAAGATTCTTCGCTCGAAGTAGAAGACGATTCGCCGTCAAATTCTTCATCAGGGCGACGCAATTCACCGGTACTTCCGTATTTGCGCTTTTCATCTTCGGTAAGCTTATTCGTGTAAACCTCGACTTCAGGTTCTTTCTGCGCTTCTTCGTCTTCGCCCGCCATAATGCGCTTACCCTTTTCGAGGGTGCGGTTAATACGATCTTGGCGCATCTGTTCCAAATTCGAACCGACATGTTTTTCGGCATCCGAGACGACATACTTTTTATTAAAGTCATCGAGAACCGGCTTAATGCCAATCAAACGTCCGCGACTATCGACCTTCCACGGCATCCGCTTCAAAGCCGAAATGCGAAGACGACTTGCCGCCAAGCGGTATTCTTCTTTCATTAAACCCGCTTCGTCGGTAATTTCGTCCGCTTCATCTGGCGTTACAAAACGCAAAGCTTCGGGCCAGTGTTCTGCTTGAGAATTCACTGTAAAACCGACCAATGCATCGTTAATCGCAGTGGGATCGTCAGGCTGCACACTGGCGCAGCCGACAAAGCATGCGAATATCAAACCCAAGACCACCTTTTTCATCTCTATATCCTCCGAGATATATTTCGTCAAAAATATAAACAAATTTTTGTTTAACAGATTTTGGAAAAATTCTATCATTACTTCTATGAGTGAAAATACAGACATTTGCCGAATTCAACGCGGAGATCAAGAATTTATTTTAGTGGGCACTGCTCACATTTCGAAGGAATCGCGGGATTTAGTCGCCCAAGCGATTGAAGAAGAACATCCCGATACCGTCTGCGTCGAATTGGACGATGGTCGTCTGAAATCGTTAGAAGATCCCGATCGTTGGAAGAAAACCGACCTCAAAAAAATTATCCGCGAACATCAACTCGGAACACTCATCGCCAATCTCGTTTTGGGCTCTTATCAAAAGCGAATGGGCCTTTCGACCGGTGTGCGTCCCGGCGCAGAACTTTACGGCGCAGTTCTTGCAGCGCGCTCTGCGTCAATTCCCGTCGTCCTCGCCGACCGCGACATCAAAGTCACTCTAAAACGGACTTGGAGTTGCACGCCTTGGTTCCGAAAATTTTCTCTCATCGCATCGCTTTTTTCGAGCCTTTTTGACAAGACCGAAGTCAGCGAAGAAGAATTGAAACGCATCCGCGAACAAGATTCATTGTCATCGATGATGCAAGAATTTGGGAAAACTTTCCCCGAAGTCAAATCGGTTTTAATTGACGAGCGCGATCAATATCTCGCCAGTCGAATTCGCAATGCTCCGGGCAAAAAAATTCTCGCCGTCGTCGGCGCAGGTCATGTCGCAGGCATCAAAAAAATTATTGAAGAAAATTTACCGCTTCCCGCCGAAGAAAAATTGTGCGAAATCAAACCGTCTTCGCCGATTTTTAAAATCCTCGGTTGGACAATTACCGCAGCGATTATCGCTTCGATTATCGGCGTCGGCATCCATTCGGGTTTGGATAAAGCGGGCGAAGTCACTCTCAACTGGTTTTTATATACAGGCGGCGGAGCAATGCTCGGAGCCATTATCGCAGGCGCACATCCGTTCGCAATTTTAACCGCACTTGTCGCCGCTCCATTTACAGGGCTTACGCCTCTCATCGGCGTTGGATTTTTCGTCGCCCTTGTGCAAGCGTATATGCGACCGCCACGCGTTTCGGAATTTGAAACCGTGACCGAAGATATTTGGAAAGTTTCTCGTTGGTGGAAAAATCGCGTCACACGAATCATTCTCTGCTTTTTACTTCCCGGCTTCCCCGCTATCATCGGCAAAATCATCGCCCTCGTGGGAATTTATAAAGCATTCTAAATTCCCTGCACGGAGTGCGCTAAATTTCTCTTTGCAAATTATCTGTTAATGAAAAATCGTCTTTGCCTTCGACGATTTTTCTTTTTTCAGCGGGGCTTTTTTGTTTGATGAGCGCTTCTAAACGCAAAGCATCGTGCTTGGTTTTAAGTTCAAAAACTTTGAGAATTTTTTCTGGAGGAAAAGCGCGTGTAAATTTTGCGCCTTTGCCCGCGCAATGCGTTTCAAAACGTTTTTGCACATCCGTTGCGTAGCCGGTATAAATTCGCCCGCCTTTGCATTCTAACATATAAACGTAATGTGGCATTTTAAAATTTTAATTTTCGGAATTTACTGATTTC encodes:
- a CDS encoding 30S ribosomal protein S1, giving the protein MSQKLKFGTDADLQEILAAEQELGAINTDAGAEAYAGMEGLEAGKVVTGKISQVNDQEVLVDVNFKSEGVISRNEFKDDEVPEVGSEIEVYIEKLEDEDGRLVLSKQKADFVRVWERIHQAFENNEIVKGTLTKRIKGGVVVDLFGIDAFLPGSQIDLRQIPDINALIGQEFELKVIKVNKARRNIVVSRRVVLEEQRNSQRDKVLENLEKGQVRKGIVKNITDFGAFIDLGGVDGLLHITDMSYKRISHPSEVVKLGDEVEVMVLDFNDKKERISLGMKQLRPHPWKDIAARYPEGMVVKGKVVSITDYGAFVELEDGIEGLIHVSEMSWTQHVKHPSKILAVGQEVEAVVLKVEEEQERISLGLKQLEEDPWEQIDKELPPGARVVGEIRNLASFGAFVEIKDGVDGLIHVSDMSWTKKINHPSEMVKKGDKVECVVLAVDKEKRRISLSMKHLTEDPWDSVETTYPVNSEVTGKIVRLLDRGVVVELPNGLEGFIPVSKLTAEYIKVPADAFKVGDEVPAAVTEIDQTNRKIYLSVVDYFKNRESAELKAWMESHKPGENGTTIGESVKKSKKSEEESK
- the cmk gene encoding (d)CMP kinase, whose amino-acid sequence is MNTKKSHIIVAIDGPSGTGKSTTAKIVAKDLGLTYLDTGAMYRAITFAALEKGIAPENSSGIDQLLRSTRIRFDDQNQIVINGINREKEIRGKQVSEAVSPYSAIPAVRKTLTEWQREIASERSCILDGRDIGTVVFPHADFKFFLVTDLKVRAQRRFLECQEKGIAMTLEEIEKNLAERDRIDSCRATAPLKKADDAFEIDTTQLSIQQQVKIIEDRVGVVA
- a CDS encoding TraB/GumN family protein, encoding MSENTDICRIQRGDQEFILVGTAHISKESRDLVAQAIEEEHPDTVCVELDDGRLKSLEDPDRWKKTDLKKIIREHQLGTLIANLVLGSYQKRMGLSTGVRPGAELYGAVLAARSASIPVVLADRDIKVTLKRTWSCTPWFRKFSLIASLFSSLFDKTEVSEEELKRIREQDSLSSMMQEFGKTFPEVKSVLIDERDQYLASRIRNAPGKKILAVVGAGHVAGIKKIIEENLPLPAEEKLCEIKPSSPIFKILGWTITAAIIASIIGVGIHSGLDKAGEVTLNWFLYTGGGAMLGAIIAGAHPFAILTALVAAPFTGLTPLIGVGFFVALVQAYMRPPRVSEFETVTEDIWKVSRWWKNRVTRIILCFLLPGFPAIIGKIIALVGIYKAF
- a CDS encoding GIY-YIG nuclease family protein, with amino-acid sequence MPHYVYMLECKGGRIYTGYATDVQKRFETHCAGKGAKFTRAFPPEKILKVFELKTKHDALRLEALIKQKSPAEKRKIVEGKDDFSLTDNLQREI